One window of the Montipora foliosa isolate CH-2021 chromosome 4, ASM3666993v2, whole genome shotgun sequence genome contains the following:
- the LOC138000111 gene encoding PC3-like endoprotease variant B: MILRLVALGLLLVVAVLTIPTFQHEIGLGEFRSDHLGELLEDGKPLYTNIWVAQLYEDDEDVASEIANSFDFKHNGRVANMPGVFEFVHEGTSSRLKRRALERTQRLTDHPMVKWAEQQRVLERTKRDYLTHEYLRGKELERKVREERYKRIFNDPGWERQWYLLNWGQNDEHLIGADIDVLNVWRRGYTGKGVVVSILDDGLDHTHPDLKRNYDPKASTDLNDNDDDPFPNDSDPYNAHGTKCGGEVGAQEDNGICGVGVAFNVNLGGVRMLDGTATDKLEATALSFQSDYIDIYSNCWGPKDDGKTFGRPGPLGRQAFENGAKNGRGGKGSIYVWATGNGGLADDDCNADGYTSSIYTISIGAVSRYGLSTYYDEQCSSTMAVTYTGDTHRGSSSEADLVTTDLKHKCTTRFRGTSSAAPLASGIFALVLEANKNLTWRDLQHLVVKTAVKTSPEDEGWIQNAAGLWINHKFGFGRLSANKLVDAALHWIPVGDQHNCSINGPLDKGNVIPLGGTLELTVDTDACKGTNRYVKKLEHVQVSVSFRLSKAFRGDIGIDIISPGGTKSQLLSVRRNDKDTYGLTDWDFMTVHLWDELPEGKWKLQFHHKKAMFAEDLKKPDIEEREKVEIQHDLLKAKRDEIVDDYDSYHDEIHHGRFGKDYMRDQVFPVSEDEGELDSLLTEEEDGINDPKKAYAGKVTKWVLTLYGTGDDHQ, translated from the exons ATGATTCTCAGACTAGTTGCCTTAGGATTGCTACTTGTTGTAGCAGTTTTAACTATCCCGACTTTTCAGCATGAAATTGGTTTAGGTGAATTTCGAAGCGATCATCTGGGAGAGCTTCTTGAAGATGGCAAGCCGCTTTATACCAACATTTGGGTAGCGCAGCTTTACGAAGACGACGAAGACGTCGCATCAGAAATCGCAAATAGCTTTGATTTTAAGCATAATGGGAGAGTCGCGAATATGCCTGGGGTTTTTGAATTCGTACACGAAGGAACAAGTTCCCGTTTGAAAAGGAGAGCGTTAGAAAGAACTCAACGGCTCACCGATCACCCTATGGTCAAATGGGCCGAACAACAACGCGTACTGGAACGAACGAAGCGAGACTATCTAACGCATGAATATTTGAGAGGAAAAGAATTAGAAAGAAAGGTTCGCGAGGAAAGATACAAGCGGATATTTAACGACCCAGGATGGGAAAGACAGTGGTATTTGTTAAATTGGGGTCAGAACGACGAACATTTAATCGGCGCAGACATCGACGTTCTAAATGTTTGGCGTCGGGGTTACACAGGGAAGGGAGTTGTTGTCAGTATCCTTGATGACGGATTAGATCATACCCACCCAGATTTAAAGAGAAACTACGATCCAAAGGCGAGTACAGACTTAaacgataacgatgatgatcCTTTTCCTAACGACAGCGATCCGTACAATGCTCATGGCACAAAATGTGGCGGTGAAGTCGGAGCACAGGAAGACAATGGTATATGCGGAGTTGGAGTAGCATTTAACGTTAATCTCGGTGGAGTTCGTATGCTTGACGGCACAGCCACGGATAAGCTTGAAGCTACTGCTTTAAGCTTTCAATCAGACTACATTGATATTTACAGTAATTGTTGGGGTCCGAAAGATGACGGAAAAACATTTGGCAGACCAGGACCTCTTGGAAGGCAAGCGTTCGAAAATGGAGCGAAGAATGGCCGCGGAG GCAAAGGATCCATATATGTGTGGGCAACCGGTAATGGAGGTCTAGCAGATGACGACTGTAATGCAGATGGTTATACTTCAAGTATCTACACCATATCAATTGGAGCTGTTAGTCGATATGGCTTGTCAACTTACTATGATGAACAGTGCTCTTCCACAATGGCTGTAACCTATACTGGTGATACACATCGTGGAAGTTCCAGCGAGGCTGACTTAGTCACCACTGATCTTAAGCATAAATGCACTACTAGGTTCCGTGGGACGTCTTCTGCAGCTCCCTTGGCCTCTGGTATTTTCGCTTTGGTtcttgaggcaaataaaaatctGACATGGCGTGACCTGCAGCACCTTGTTGTGAAGACGGCAGTGAAGACAAGCCCAGAAGATGAAGGATGGATCCAAAATGCAGCTGGTTTGTGGATTAACCACAAGTTCGGCTTTGGCCGTCTTAGTGCTAATAAGCTGGTGGATGCTGCACTTCATTGGATCCCTGTTGGTGATCAGCACAACTGCTCCATCAATGGCCCTTTGGATAAAGGCAATGTCATACCTCTTGGAGGCACTTTGGAATTAACAGTGGACACTGATGCTTGTAAAGGAACTAATAGATATGTCAAGAAGCTTGAACATGTTCAAGTTTCTGTCAGTTTTAGATTGTCAAAGGCATTCCGTGGTGATATTGGCATTGACATCATCTCACCAGGTGGAACCAAAAGTCAGTTGCTCTCTGTTCGGCGAAATGACAAAGACACATATGGCTTGACTGACTGGGATTTTATGACGGTTCATCTGTGGGATGAATTACCAGAGGGAAAGTGGAAATTGCAGTTTCACCACAAGAAAGCAATGTTTGCTGAGGATCTTAAAAAACCAGACATTGAAGAACGCGAGAAGGTGGAAATTCAACATGATTTGCTGAAAGCCAAGCGAGATGAAATTGTGGATGACTATGACAGTTATCATGATGAAATTCACCATGGGCGCTTTGGAAAGGACTACATGCGTGACCAAGTTTTTCCGGTTTCTGAAGATGAGGGTGAGCTTGATAGTTTGCTTACAGAAGAAGAAGATGGAATCAATGATCCAAAGAAGGCGTATGCTGGCAAGGTTACTAAATGGGTTTTAACACTATATGGCACTGGTGATGATCATCAATAA